One genomic segment of Clostridiales bacterium includes these proteins:
- a CDS encoding PHP domain-containing protein, with amino-acid sequence MLVDYHVHLDKLEWSAGTIEKMCATAKKSGVDKVGVVIHTKSLMGFEPLYSHILKSGEKHKKLKFDKDPDKYIDFLKSAKSKGLPILIGVEICYSPEGEPFLRDIIKKYDFDYTIGSVHLIGIMHFKTVVKLTGDTKKVGSIYYTHVLKAINSGLFNIIGHIEVARREGIPGLNYYPDLLNDICDSLIKNNCAIEINTKWLVRHGSIVPERETLKYMKDKGVKLVFGSDAHHIERIGYGERIAESAIADAGFRGFSTIG; translated from the coding sequence ATGCTTGTAGATTACCACGTGCATTTGGATAAACTTGAATGGTCTGCCGGCACTATAGAAAAAATGTGTGCGACTGCGAAAAAATCAGGTGTTGATAAAGTCGGCGTTGTTATACACACAAAATCGTTAATGGGTTTTGAGCCGCTGTATAGCCATATATTGAAAAGCGGCGAAAAACATAAAAAATTAAAGTTTGATAAGGATCCCGATAAATATATAGATTTTTTAAAAAGTGCAAAATCAAAGGGATTGCCGATACTAATAGGGGTTGAGATATGTTATTCACCGGAGGGCGAGCCGTTTTTAAGGGATATCATAAAGAAATATGATTTTGATTATACCATAGGTTCCGTACACCTCATAGGGATAATGCATTTTAAAACCGTCGTCAAATTGACGGGAGATACTAAAAAGGTCGGCAGTATTTATTATACTCACGTGTTAAAAGCCATAAACAGCGGGCTTTTTAATATAATAGGGCATATTGAAGTTGCAAGAAGAGAAGGGATTCCCGGGTTAAACTATTATCCGGACCTTTTGAATGACATTTGTGATTCATTAATAAAAAACAATTGTGCCATTGAAATAAATACAAAATGGCTTGTGAGGCACGGGAGTATCGTTCCGGAAAGGGAAACGCTGAAGTATATGAAGGATAAAGGAGTTAAATTGGTATTTGGATCGGATGCTCATCATATAGAAAGGATAGGTTACGGGGAAAGGATAGCAGAATCGGCTATCGCTGACGCAGGCTTCAGGGGATTTTCAACTATTGGATGA
- a CDS encoding universal stress protein UspA codes for MHQGKKILVCVTQQKTCERLIKKGAFIRDELGGELYIIHVALNGLKFLGNSKEGEALEYLFGISKSVGAELNVLRSDNIQKTIVEFAKEHKITDVIVGEPPQDNSSDIISELKHKLNNAEIHIMP; via the coding sequence ATGCACCAAGGTAAAAAAATACTGGTGTGTGTTACACAGCAGAAAACCTGTGAAAGGTTGATTAAGAAGGGTGCTTTTATAAGAGATGAATTAGGTGGAGAATTATATATAATACATGTGGCATTGAATGGTTTGAAATTCCTGGGCAACTCAAAGGAAGGAGAAGCTTTGGAATATTTATTCGGGATATCAAAATCCGTAGGGGCAGAGCTGAACGTACTGCGTTCCGACAATATACAAAAAACCATTGTAGAATTTGCAAAGGAGCATAAGATCACGGATGTTATAGTCGGGGAGCCGCCTCAGGACAACAGCAGCGATATAATAAGCGAGCTCAAGCATAAGCTGAATAATGCCGAGATACATATAATGCCGTAG
- a CDS encoding LacI family DNA-binding transcriptional regulator — protein MKKKDRKTILDVAKEAGVSISTVSRVINNNYPVSSSTKERVERVVKKLDFKPSMVARSLIARKTDAFGIIVPGITNMFFTMVVQGIERTSSINDYSVFLSDSKGDGAKERECVKNLVSREVDGIIVIDPSTENMLSGFYDEIEEFVPIVFVNGYNDGLQYNFILNDEKTGTSDALEYLISLGHKDICFIRGYKSYSYDIKENVYKSVMNAHKIPVNNDYIINVGEGNSSETVDNASSIMYGLLSSDFKPTAIFSCNDLMAVGALNACKKLQIKVPEQISIIGFDNIIISELSEPKLTTVDQNMLLLGESAAKMLLDMLKRENYEKTRIVLKTRLIKRDSCSRVKRKGYTPL, from the coding sequence ATGAAAAAGAAAGACAGAAAGACAATACTGGATGTTGCAAAGGAAGCCGGTGTCTCAATAAGCACTGTATCGAGGGTAATCAACAATAACTATCCTGTTAGCAGCAGCACAAAGGAAAGAGTCGAAAGAGTCGTAAAAAAGCTGGACTTTAAACCGAGCATGGTTGCAAGAAGCCTTATAGCCAGAAAAACCGATGCGTTCGGTATTATAGTTCCAGGCATTACTAATATGTTTTTCACAATGGTTGTTCAGGGAATAGAGAGAACAAGCAGTATAAATGATTATTCAGTTTTTTTGTCTGATTCAAAGGGGGACGGCGCGAAAGAGAGGGAATGCGTAAAAAACCTCGTTTCGAGGGAAGTTGACGGGATTATAGTCATAGACCCGTCAACTGAGAATATGTTAAGTGGTTTTTACGATGAAATCGAAGAATTTGTACCAATTGTGTTTGTGAATGGTTACAACGATGGCCTTCAATATAATTTCATATTAAACGATGAAAAAACCGGAACGTCCGATGCCCTTGAATATTTGATAAGCTTGGGGCATAAGGATATATGCTTTATCAGGGGATATAAGAGCTATTCTTATGATATAAAAGAAAATGTATATAAGAGTGTAATGAATGCCCATAAAATTCCGGTGAATAACGATTATATAATAAATGTGGGAGAAGGAAATAGCTCCGAGACAGTGGATAATGCATCGTCTATAATGTATGGATTATTGAGTTCGGACTTCAAGCCTACGGCAATTTTCTCATGTAACGATCTTATGGCTGTTGGGGCTCTCAATGCGTGCAAGAAACTTCAGATAAAAGTTCCGGAGCAAATATCGATAATAGGCTTTGATAATATTATAATATCAGAATTGTCGGAGCCGAAGCTTACAACTGTCGATCAAAATATGCTTCTTTTAGGTGAAAGCGCTGCAAAAATGCTTCTGGATATGTTAAAAAGAGAGAATTATGAAAAAACGAGGATAGTTTTAAAAACGAGGCTTATAAAAAGGGACTCATGTTCAAGAGTAAAAAGGAAGGGTTATACGCCGCTTTAG
- a CDS encoding ATP-binding protein encodes MGNTAGNGCDILIPFNERKPLDEIERSIITKYRRHIWSKFIKAVRDFKLIEDGDKIAVAVSGGKDSMLMAKLFQELLRHGRANFTVKFITADPGYHKDIKKLLIDNCKYLKIPVQIYESGIFEIVDRIAKDYPCFMCAKMRRGALYSKAKELGCNKLALGHHFNDVIETTLLNLFYTGCFKTMLPKLKSTHFEGLELIRPLYYIEEKYIEAFTRDNGIWPLNCACMVAAKKTANKRYEIKALIEKLKGKYKDIDKLIFRAASNVDMGSILGWRKDGEKYSYLDFYDKK; translated from the coding sequence ATGGGAAATACAGCCGGCAATGGATGCGATATACTGATTCCCTTTAATGAGAGGAAGCCGCTCGATGAAATAGAGCGCAGCATAATCACAAAATACAGGAGGCATATATGGTCCAAATTCATAAAAGCTGTGAGAGATTTCAAGCTTATAGAAGATGGTGACAAGATAGCCGTTGCGGTATCCGGCGGAAAGGACAGCATGCTTATGGCAAAGCTGTTTCAAGAGCTTTTAAGGCACGGCAGGGCCAATTTTACGGTGAAATTCATTACGGCGGATCCCGGCTATCATAAGGACATCAAAAAGCTTCTAATAGACAACTGCAAGTATTTGAAAATACCTGTTCAAATCTATGAATCGGGCATATTTGAAATAGTAGACAGGATTGCAAAGGATTATCCATGCTTCATGTGTGCGAAGATGCGCCGCGGGGCATTGTATTCCAAAGCTAAGGAGCTTGGATGCAACAAACTCGCACTCGGACATCATTTTAATGACGTTATAGAAACGACCCTGCTCAATCTGTTTTATACAGGATGTTTTAAAACCATGCTTCCAAAGCTTAAGTCGACGCATTTTGAGGGATTGGAGTTGATACGCCCGCTATACTATATCGAGGAGAAATATATAGAAGCATTTACGCGGGACAACGGAATATGGCCTTTAAACTGCGCATGCATGGTGGCTGCAAAGAAAACAGCAAATAAAAGATATGAAATAAAGGCTCTTATAGAAAAGCTTAAGGGAAAGTATAAGGATATAGATAAGCTTATCTTCAGGGCGGCCTCAAATGTCGATATGGGTTCGATTTTAGGCTGGCGCAAAGATGGGGAAAAGTATTCATATCTGGATTTTTATGATAAAAAGTAA
- a CDS encoding glucose-6-phosphate isomerase — protein MDKCITFDYSNSLKFFSEYEIENLSSQIRTAHEMLHNKTGAGNDYTGWVDLPVNYDKAEFERIKRAAQRIRENSDILIVIGIGGSYLGAKAGIDVLSHPFYNYLPNQKGKKTGIYFAGNSISGTYLSGLMDLIKGKDISVNVISKSGTTTEPGIAFRIFRDYLEKKYGKDEAKKRIFATTDKEKGALKSLADKEGYETFVIPDDVGGRYSVLTAVGLLPIAVSGADVDKIMEGARDARDEYADGDVSKNTCYKYAAVRNILYRKGKTTEILVNYEPMLQYFSEWWKQLYGESEGKDNKGIFPASVNFTTDLHSMGQYIQQGLRNIFETVINISKPKVDININKEDENTDGLNYLAGRSMDFVNKRAFMGTVLAHVDGGVPNLIINVPEISDYYFGKTVYFFEKACGISGYLLGVNPFNQPGVEAYKKNMFALLGKKGYEKEKQILENRLK, from the coding sequence ATGGACAAATGTATAACATTTGATTATTCAAATTCATTGAAGTTTTTTTCGGAGTATGAAATTGAAAACTTGTCTTCGCAGATAAGAACCGCCCATGAAATGCTTCATAATAAGACCGGCGCAGGGAATGACTACACAGGATGGGTGGACCTGCCCGTAAATTATGACAAGGCTGAATTTGAAAGGATTAAAAGAGCCGCACAAAGGATAAGGGAGAATTCCGATATACTGATAGTAATAGGAATCGGCGGATCATACCTCGGTGCAAAAGCCGGCATCGATGTGCTATCTCACCCATTTTACAACTATCTTCCGAACCAAAAGGGCAAAAAGACCGGTATATATTTTGCAGGAAACAGCATAAGCGGTACATATCTTTCAGGCCTTATGGACTTAATAAAGGGAAAGGATATATCAGTAAATGTGATATCAAAGTCGGGAACAACTACGGAGCCCGGCATAGCATTTCGCATATTCAGAGATTATCTTGAGAAAAAATATGGAAAAGATGAGGCAAAGAAAAGGATATTTGCCACAACCGACAAGGAAAAGGGAGCGCTCAAAAGTCTTGCCGATAAAGAGGGGTACGAAACATTTGTAATACCTGATGATGTCGGTGGGAGATATTCGGTGCTTACGGCCGTTGGCTTGCTTCCGATTGCAGTCAGCGGTGCGGATGTAGATAAGATAATGGAAGGCGCAAGGGATGCAAGGGATGAATATGCAGACGGTGATGTAAGCAAAAATACATGTTATAAATATGCGGCTGTAAGAAATATTCTGTATAGGAAAGGAAAGACCACAGAGATACTTGTAAATTATGAGCCGATGCTTCAATATTTTTCAGAATGGTGGAAACAGCTTTACGGAGAAAGCGAAGGAAAGGACAACAAGGGTATATTCCCGGCATCCGTCAATTTCACGACGGATCTCCATTCGATGGGGCAGTATATCCAGCAGGGGCTCAGGAATATTTTTGAAACGGTCATAAACATCAGCAAGCCTAAGGTGGATATCAATATAAATAAGGAAGATGAAAATACCGACGGGCTTAATTATCTTGCAGGGAGAAGCATGGATTTTGTGAATAAAAGGGCTTTTATGGGGACCGTACTTGCTCATGTAGATGGCGGCGTGCCAAACCTGATAATAAATGTCCCTGAAATAAGCGATTATTATTTTGGAAAAACCGTATACTTTTTCGAGAAGGCGTGTGGAATAAGCGGCTATCTTCTTGGAGTAAACCCATTTAATCAGCCGGGAGTCGAAGCATATAAAAAGAACATGTTTGCGCTTCTCGGCAAAAAAGGTTATGAAAAAGAAAAACAAATCCTTGAAAATAGATTAAAATAG